Within the Silurus meridionalis isolate SWU-2019-XX chromosome 2, ASM1480568v1, whole genome shotgun sequence genome, the region TTCactctgtatgtatatacacacacacagttagagagagagagagagagagagagagagagagagagagagagagagagagagagagagatattgttttgatttgatcACTGGTGGGTGTAATTCTTGTGCCACGTTGTTGCTCTGGTAACCTTTAGCTTAACTTTTCCTCTAACTTCCCTATTGACAATAACCATGAAATTCATATGTCTATGCTGTGATTCATATTGTACATATGAACATCTGAACATAattcaagtgtgtgtttgtgtcttatCAACAtctaatgattaataatataaacaagaaaaaatcaTTATGACAACAACACAGTAAAATACAGTTTTTCACAGTTTACACTCACACTACTGTCTCATTCTTTCTGCTCTGCTCTGGCGTGTTATAGCACGCACAatcatacaaacatacaaacatacatacatacatacatacatacatacatacatacatacatatacgcGCGCGCGCAGATACATGcacgcatacatacatatacatacatacatacacacacacacacacacacacacagagcagggCGGAACTGAAGTGCTCAgccacttttacacacacacacacacacacacacaccaatctccGCATCAGGGTGTTCTGAGCCCCACTCCATCAGAGGTCCGGAtaacacacacgaacacatgTATGCAGTAATTGAATTAAAATCCTTCTCACCATTTTGACGAAGCTCAGACTCACACTGCACAACTCAAtctgtttctcttcttttcccTTCCTAGCCTCGTGACTTCGCATCACCCAATCACGGAGCACGCTGGTCTCCGCGCGCGTGACGTCACACGGGAGGGGTTCGCCCCGcgtgtttggtgtgtgttccGGTTCTCCCGTGGAAGGGCAGAAGAGCGGTAGATTTTGCTacaatggaaatggcagtggtcaACACTTATTTCAGGAAGAAGGACGAAGGGGTAatgggacatggggtatatcggtaggagaatgcaggtagttggtttgaaagaggcagatgtagaggacagggggtgtgggacggatgatccgctgtggcgaccactaatgggagcagccaaaagaaagaagaaaaagaatataGATTTCTGTCACTTCCTCCGGGCTTTATAGATTTCTATTTCTGTGtgttatactgtatttaatatcATGCACTAATAAGTAATGCATTCATATTAATCACATTATTACATGCATTACATATATTAGGGCttatatcatatttttatatacgtgtgtgtgtgtgtgtgtgtgtgtgtgtgtgtatatatatatatatatacagtacagaccaaaagtttggacacaccttctcattcaaagagttttctttattttcatgactatgaaaattgtagattcacactgaaggcatcaaaactatgaattaacacgtggaattatatatggaattatatacataacaaaaaagtgtgaaacaactgaaaaatgtcatattgtaggttcttcaaagtagccactttttgctttgattactgcttcgcacactcttggcattctcttgatgagcttcaagaggtagtcacctgaaatggtcttccaacagtcttgaaggagttcccccgagagatgcttggcacttgttggtccttttgccttcactctgcggtccagctcacccctaaactatctcgattgggttcaggtccggtgactgtggaggccaggtcatctggcgcagcaccccatcactctccttcttgcttggtcaaatagcccttgatgccttcagtgtgactctacaattttcatagtcatgaaaataaagaaaactctttgaatgagaaggtgtgtccaaacttttggtctgtactgtatgtatatatatatatatatataatacactatgttattttttaatcactaaatatttgttttactgcgccaagtctcaaatcaagcaccaaaatccgcatGATGAACACACCCGGCAAGTAAtcccgtccgtgtggaaacatagcaaaaataatttttgtttggtgtcttgatgatttacataatgtaaaacaccacaattacttACTACATAAGAACATTAACAAGAATATTTCACCTTCAAtaatccttcttcttctttcggctgcttccattaggggtcaccacagtggatcatctgtttCTATACTCTGCCTCTATCAAACCaactacatgcgctgtccctctaaaaaaactaatttctactcctgtccatcctcgtcactcccaatgaaaatctcagcatctttagttctgctacctccagctccacctctacTCAATCCCACTGTCTTTAATCCATACAACGCAGGTCTTccaacagtcctataaacttttcctttcactcttgcagatactcttctatcacaaatcactcctgtcactcttctccactcactccaccctgcctgcactcttttcttcacttctctaacacactctccattactttgagAGTACTCCATTACTCTCCATTACTCTCCACTCTctccattccttttttttttttttgtatagacatctttttcttttgtctcacatatatatatatatatatatatatatatatatatatatatatatctttatatatcttttatatctttatattcttatattttatttgatatagttcttttatactttatttatctgccttctttttccccatccttttccctcatgccggaccgtcgtaataagcatttcatTGCATGTCGtaaactgtatgtatgtgtatgtgatgaataaaacttgatttgatttgatttgatttgatttgatttgactttgcactgttgatcccaggtacctgaattcctccacattctccacctcttctccctgcaaccgcaccactctactgccctccctttcattcacacacatgtactctctcttactcctactgactttcattccccttctctttaGCACgtacctccatctctccaggctcttctcaacctgctctctactctcaccacaaatcatcTACAAGCATCATAGTACATggagtccaaccttcaccttaaaccagtctgtcgttcctactgcacactttactgctgtcacactgtcctcagaCATGTTCTGCActaccctcacatacttctctgacacactcttcctcggcatgaaaccttactgttgcttacagatagtcacctcttctctcagcctggcttccactacacTTTCCCATAACTAATGGTgtgatcggtaccagcacactccttctccattctccaggcatcctctcaccttccaataCCCTGTTAAACAaccttgttaaaaactccactgccatctctcctaaacatcttcatgcttctaaCGATATGTcgtctggtccaaccaactttctactcttcatcctcttaatcgctgctctcacttcctccttactaatcctatccacttcctgcttcacaatccttagtgtccaacttctcatacagctcctcataagCCAAGGAAAAATCACCTACATgccctaggtacaccttctaccacttcatataactcactccagaatttttttttttttcacctccatctcacaaccaacttgtggggcataagcactgatgacatttatcaacTTCCAgattcacgttcatcaccctatcagaaactctctttacctccaccacactcttactgtactcttccttcagaatcacccctacaccatttctctttccatccacaccataatagaacagtttaaacccacctccaatgttcctggccttacaccctttccacttggtctcctgaacacacaacctttctcctctccatcatattagctacctctctccctttaccagtcatagtgccaacatttaaagtaccaacccgaacattcactctcctacacttctcctttccctgctgtctctgtagacgtcttcctcctctccttctcctccttcagccaacagtagcccaacttccaccggtaccctgttggctagcgatacctgtggtggtcgttgtaacccgggcctcgaccgatccggtatgaaattatCTTTAGTGATCCGCATAATTGATTTGGcgcatgtttttacactggatgctcttcctaacacaaccctccctatttatccgggcttgggacctgcactaagagtgcactggcttgtgcaaccctaatggctgggttctctAGTTTAAATTTATATAATCTACATTTGCATTACCCATAATGCCAAGCAACTATAGCCTGCTGATAGTGGAAATTATGCTCTATTATGTTAAAGTGACATGAATTTCAAtatacatgcataaaaaaaaaagcatggatGCCACCATGTTTGTCTTTTGTTAGAAATAAGACCTGTGACTGTGATATGACATGTATCAAGATGTGTTTACTATTGATGCGGTTATGCTGCAGCCATGTTTATTTGATGTTAAAATTGGAGGACCTTAAAGTTGAGAATCCTATAAGTTGAATGCAAtatgtttcattatttattatacatacagCTGAATTATTGCATTACAACAGCAGGCTTGTTTGTCTTCCCTGTTTTTATGttagaaaattattattaatatgtaatTTAACAGCACTGAATTGtggccaaaaaaacaacaactcttGCTCTTTCAAGTATGTGAAACTGTAAAAAGAACAGGAATCAAACATTTGATTATTCTTCCTTATGTTTGAGATAACAACCAACAAGTTAATATCAGAATTCAATGTCTACGCATATAAAACTTTCATGGTGGATGTTTCCATTAAATGCATGTCCAGTGCATGTGCAGGCAAAATATATACGTAGGACTGCTTGtgtgacttcttcttcttcttcttcttcttcttcttcttcttcttctccttgtgtgactaaaacaaaaaaaagtattgtgcATATGTAATGACTATATAAGggatatacagtgtgtatatatatatatatatatatatatatatatatatatatatatatatatatatatatatattaggagatatacacaaatatttacatgtttaatttattaatattaatcaatattaattattaaaatgaaaaaacatcaGATATCTTGttgtaaaatgacaaaaaacccTTTCTTTCACTATTCCTGAAAAacggaataaatgaataaataaccaTTTGCAGTGCgttattgtttaatttaaaatgtatatatatattacacgcacacacacacacacacgcacacatacacatttaccaGCCGACTCTGATcctgatgatggtgatgagtgtcccgggacacagagagagagagagagagagagagagagagacagagacagcgAGAGATAGAGTGTGCAGGTGGTTGGTGAGACCGGAAGTGgcgctgttttttttgtgtgtgtgtgtgtgtgtgtgtgtgtgtgtgtgtgtgtgtgtgtgtgtgtgtgtgtgtgcgcgcgcgggCGCGCTCCTCGGTGAGTGTTGATGGGGTTGAATGggtttctcatctctctgtcctTCACTCTTTATTAGCATTTATTCCCAGTGTCACTGTTGACTCTATCACGGCTCACTTTACTGCATTTAGATTGAAAACCGGAAGAGGAGAGCTCGAGCCCCGGTGTGGTGAGTAGCGCGTCCTTGTCGCGCGCGTCCGGTGATGATGGAGGGGTGATTGGGAAGGGTGTGCGTGCGCGAGCGTAAGTGTGTGTTCGCGAGTAAAGTAGggctcttcttttctctctccctcttccatTCTTCTCATTTCTATTCTTCGGtcgcttttctttctttctttctttctttctttctttctttctttcttttttctcgtattttcttttttatgcgCCTTAATACTTCTGCCTCTCGTTTCTGTTTTCAGTCggttctatttttcttttttatcatctatctctctctctctctctctctctctctctctctctctctctgggctGTAGGGTGTGGAGCTCTTTGGCGAGTATCACTTCCTTCACCAGGGGATTTGCTGGCAGGGCAACCTGCTccaggttacacacacacacacacacacacacacacacacacacacacacacacacacagagacctcTCTGTAGTTTTATACAGTTAACTTAACACAACAGACCTTCAGGAGAttttaatactgtgtgtgtgtgtgtgtgtgtgtgtgttttctcacagATGATGAAGTCTCAAGAGGGAGAGCTAGTGATGGAAATCtcaaaggtaacacacacacacacacacacacacacacacacacacacagctcatcaATTGTGTCGGTATATAATTACTTAATGGTCTCTTTCTGCACAAAGTCTTGGCACCCTGCTTCAGAAACTCTGTCCTGATCAGGGGGTGTGGCTAATTTCTGGGAATAAAAAAAGGTGTAcctgaaactgtgtgtgtgtgtgtgtgtgtgtgtgtgtgtgtgtgtgtgtgtgtgtagctgcaggCCATGGTGTTGGAGCTCAGGTCTGGTTTCTCTCGTGCTCTTCTGGAGTTAAATCAGATTCAGCTTGGAGACACAGAGCTTCAGAACCAGCTGGAAGAGACGAGACACTGTTGTAACAAACGCACACTACACCTGGAAACACTTGTTCTTACACTTAaggtactacacacacacacacacacacatacacacacacacacacacacacacacacacacacacagagcttaaACGCACATACTAATATATCCtcagaaaagctttttttttgacaaaggCCATCTATCTAACTGAGGTTAGTAAACCCTAAACTGTAGAACAAACTTCTACCAACCATGTAAATTCTCTGATGACACCATTGTAACCTGTCTCCTCAGTGACGATGACTAGACACCACACAGAGAGGAAGTTTAAAATCTCACAGTCTGGTGCAAGAACAACAATCTGTCTCTGAATGCTGACAAAACAGTATAGCTGACTGCAGGAGGACCCACACTGATCTTCTCCCCACAGTCTATAACCTGCTTCACTGTGGAGCAAGCGATGAACATAGAGTGCTTTGGTGTAGGGTTGAAACGATACCTtgagtaactcgagtaattcaaatacaaaaatcaaGGGTTATTCAAGTTATTTCCCTCGATGTTTCGTTTAGTCCTTTTTACTACACATGGAGTACAGTGTTTCCCCACACCATTATACTGTCGccccacctgctaaactctggagcgctctggacaggtaaacacagaagtctctgcagaatgaaaaaatagaGGAACGGAAAGAAATCAGAGAGGGTCAAGGAGATTCATATGGATGCCAGTTTCTGACACTTAAAAAAtaagtttgcctaattccgacTTTTGTTCTCGCAATTCAGATTCAGAAAAATAtcagaattaggcaaactttgtTTTTGCGGTTGAAATGGGCTTCCATAGGATTCAGGACagataatttcaaactaaaatgcatttacatttttatagtaatctgaaatatatttttatatttttattttttatttatatattcatatttgcatttgaatgcaataaatgggtttagtttttttttttttagatattcttgtatgtaaattacttgttcattttaagaggcccgtcttattttctcttttatatttaatattgcacTTTCAACAAGAAAAAGTTATTTTCATCCGTTTACTCAATTAATCGTTgaaataatcggtagaatataCGATTGCTAAAATAATTGACTTTTTCATCATAGTGTGAGTGCAGGAAAGATCTACAGGACCTGCTTGGATCAGCtccttttatattaaatgtcttACAGCACAccactgtactgtgtgtgtgtgtgtgtgtgtgtgtgtgtgtgtgtgtgtgtgtgtgtgtgtgtgtgtgtgtgtgtgtgtgaatgtaggaGGAACTGGAGGAGATTCGTTGTCAGATCCGTCAGTTGTGTGATGAGCAGGCGAATTCGGAGCAGACGAACAGTaacacaggagtgcagaatgATAGGTATGATTACCTGGAggtttgattttgatttgatttaattattattgtgtgcTCCCTGCTctcttgtctgtgtgtgtgtgtagtgcccCAGGCTGTAGTGGCATAAAGAATGTTAGCAGCATCACTAATGGAATGAAAAATGCTAATAAGGTGACTGTAGAGCCGCCCCATTGCACAGCAACTGGAGCTCTTCTACTGAACTGCTACCTGCAGGGTTTGTGGGTGGGGCATAATGCAGGTGAGCCAGGATTAACACACACCATGAATGTAGCATGAGATTTGATTctaaaatttgtgtgtgtgtgtgtgtgtgtgtgtatgtgtgtgtgtgtgtgttttaggtgaGGTTTGTGCTTATGTGAGAGGTGAAGGGGCATCAAGCTGCACACAAGCAGGTAAATCCCACTGACCACGCCCACTGAATGCAGACTAATAAACAGCTATGTGATGTATATTTTGGTTTCCATGGTGATATTTAACCTGATAgtaaaattaattaagaaaaGGGGTTGCAGTATGAGAAGTATGGTTGTCTtttaaaggaaaggaaaggatgTGGGTtttgcaaaacataaaaacaacaacagtaagGCTGTGACAGGTTGTAAGAATgataaacctgtgtgtgtgtgtgtgtgtgtgtgtgtgtgtgtgtgtgtgtgtgtgtgtgtgtttattttcctaGGCAGATGTCAACGTGTCAGATTCTCGCTGTTAAAGTCCGAGTGGGATTATTTCTCCAAACTCAACCTTCTTCAGGAGAAATACAGAACCCCATCACCCAGTCACACTGAGGCAcagtaactaacacacacacacacacacacacacacacacacacacacacacacacacaggttaatCATTTTTACAACCTGTCACAGCCTtactgtaattgtttttatgttttgcaaaACCCAcatcctttcctttcctttgtgtgtgtgtcagtaaggTATTTGTCAGACATCTGGATGAGATGCTGCAGCGCCACCTGCTGTTCAGAAACAGTCTGCAGGAGAAGCTGAGCGGTGATGAACAAAACAAACTTCTGGGAGACGCTTTCCTCAAACTCACCACACAGgacaatgtaaacacacacacacaaacacatacacacacacacacacacacacacacacacacacacacacacacacacaccatacaatATAGCTGTGCCTAAGTAGATCAGTCATTAGCACTTACACTCACATGCAGATCAGTGATCCTGATATCACACCTCATTCAATCGCTAATACACTCTCCTGTTGTGTAACAAAGTGGTCCCGAACCCCCGCAGAGAAGAAATACATATCTTACTAAACGATGTTTACGATATTATATATTCTAAACGatgatttattttggaaaattaccggattctctccaccacatctgtctatgactcactcttgatgcatgtcatgatgccaaggtcacatgtcttacctccatccgctaccttcttaaaggggctgctccggtcCATagcacataatacattactgctaaattgaaacccccaagcgagcaaaatgaacaaaaaacaaagtggattcacatttattattatatttataaaataaaagtttttatggcggttcattttattttattttgttgtatttatccgccacaccttaaaggccggtctgtgaaaatattgtctgacattaaaccggtccgtggcgcaaaaaaaggttggggaccactgatgtaacactctgtgtgtgtgtgtgtgtgtgtgtgtgtgtgtgtgtgtgtgtgtgtgtgtgtgtgtttctccacAGTCAGCATTCTGTGATGCGTATCTCGGATACACAGCAGCGCTGGCGACTATCCTAACTACAGAGTTCGGCAGGGATCCAACCGACAAACTGCACAACACACAggccagaaacacacacactcacacaccgcGGCTTatacaacgaagcggctaatatatggatttttcctgggtttttcccggtttcacaaacttcaagccaaaaaactgaactgaacattagaccaatgaaatttccgaacggaaatgaaaaaacgcacctcacctgtgtgaTAAACTCcccgagagaaatacagtgataccttgacctacgagtttaattcgttccgtggacgagctcgtatcttaaatgctcgcacatcaaatgttttccatattgaaaatacttaaaatggcattaatccgttccaaccctcaaaatgacaccccgtttttatgtttcatgttattaaattggaaaatacatttctaaataacaaatcttatataaaaacaatagaaagagtatgaaaagatataaggttttattcagtgtattttccttggagatgagacgacttgagctagtgtgtgtgtgtatggaggggGGGTAGAGgtgataagcggaggcggagggaaaactcattttttactatcactcctgtacactacgtatccctaaactttaaaattttaactttttcttctttgcttatcttaattttcgtcacaatcttcgctttctggcttctcttcgccatctagcagcgcgtctcgagctcgtacctcaattttttgcttgcgtaacaaagtaaaaaatcgacagagtgaccgctcgtacctcggaaaactcgtacattaatgcactcgtaggtcaaagtaccactgtagttgtgaaaggaaggaggaagacagtgaacaatgacttacttggtcggctactgtttagatgaggggtgggcaaactttttgactcacgggccacaatgggttctaaaatttgacagaggggccgggccaggatatacatacatacacacatgatacacattatatgtacagtggaacccggttatgtcgatgtcctagggggtcgccaaaaagcatcgaggtaatcgatgatcgagataaacgaaaacaaaatggcggcaatatattaacgtgcttgaaatttctttatgtacatgatgtgcgttaataaatgagaatgtgcatgcacgtgtttttggagggttttttacacaacagcgttgccgcgatttgttttgatgaaggcatgctataaaaatttacatacgtttgttaacaacaaaaggcataagtgcacctactaacagcagagatttaccagtatacaatacaaaccaccgtccattctccatacaaacctttattatattctccaacattataaacacacagatcgctcaaaaaaaaaaaaaacagcggctgcacagtgccgtctcacatttagtccacatgtggaaaaaaaaaaaaaaaagtaaatccaACGGGCCGTGTGTGGCCCGCGGGCtgtagtttgcccatgtctggtttagatacaagccgttgtagtgcgttgagtctgggtgaagggagagctcactaatactccagttgcaacagaaatcatataagcacagacagttttccaaaactcgtgcttttttatttttcttggcaacagcgttatgggttagtcaaagaaacttagaaatgagcatcagaaaataaaaaggacataatcctcggtctccacacacacacacacacacacacacacacacacacacgcagtaataccggaagaatgcagtgccggtcttttcccaaaataccgctatgctcctaatagaagcgcaacatatttcacccgttacactgtgtgtaacgtgtctttcgttaaagcctgtgtaaagtacattagtgtagccacctgcggcttatagtgcggcttatttatgtaaaaaaaaaaaaaatttcaaattcagtgggtgcggtaTATCACGGTATATAGATTATATAGAAGTGCCAGTGAGTGTGAATTGGAGGTGAAGAATTAAATGTGTTCAGTGTGCAGTTGTTCAATGTAGGGCTGAAACAATTTCTTGAATAACTCGAGTAATTCAAATGCAAGATTTAATAGAGGCAATGGCGGAACGAGGAGTAAACAGCAAGGGGCAATTAGAAGATTAATATGGAAGCCAGGTTCCACCacataaaaagcacaaaagtttttttaattccgaatttttttactcaacttgACTAAATGACTTACTCAATTACTGAAAACACTTAATTCCACAATtctcaattactaaaataatcgacaGCAACAGCTTTAGTtttgtgtatagtgttttttgtgtgtttatgatgatgatgatgatgatgattatacaGGAGGAAGGAGAGAAGTTCAGACTGCTATCACTGCTGTTAGCACCGGTGACACGTCTACACACCTACCTGAAcactgtgcaggtgtgtatcacacacacccacacaaacagaCATTTACTCTTATACACACTCTGATgcgatctgtgtgtgtgtgtgtgtgtgtctgtgtgtgtgtctgtgtgtgtgtgtgtgtgtgtgttaggtgctGCTGAGCTGCTTGAGTTCTGAACACTCAGACTGGCGCTCGCTACACAAAAGCAATCAGGTGCTTTGCAACCTTTACACACAATGTCATATGACCCTGGAGAGGGCGGGGAGATGGACCGATGTGGCAGTGTGTCCAAATGAAGGGGCGGAGTCAGCAAACGGGTCTGTGTTCTCTTTCTCCTAGTCGTCTTACACACGAGTGTGTAAGAGCTCTACAGCTCACACTTTCTATAGATGATTTACAATCCCAATTCCATGGGACactgagtaaaatgtaaataaaaacagaaggcagtgatttgcaaatctttttGATTTGAGCAAGACAAAGCTAATTGTATACTGCATtaattacaatagcatgactttgtagtagaagagtccgggtgctgaactggcctgcctgcagtttatacttttcaaaattttaaaacatttggctCATCATCAATTGAAAAATACATCAAAGGACATGCAGAACTGTAGAGCCGCTAAAATCCTCTATCAAACGCATATGGAATTACATTCCTCTACCAAAATGTCAGAAAACTGCCAGATATACATGGACTAGGGAAGCAAAATGTTGGGAATTGTTAAGACTGGAAAACTTTGTACCtttacaaaattgcagattAGTCTATAACAGGTAACTTAAATCCAgttgaaaaaaatgtctttcatgataattttggttaaaacaaccagatttaatgcaatttcagttgaatttctaccctgcACATTCATCCATCACATGCACAATTACATGAGGCCACACACCCTGCATGCAGTATGCATAACATAACACAGATAATTTTTTgtatcctgcacacaaaatattgtcAAAAAATA harbors:
- the LOC124396556 gene encoding uncharacterized protein LOC124396556, encoding MMKSQEGELVMEISKLQAMVLELRSGFSRALLELNQIQLGDTELQNQLEETRHCCNKRTLHLETLVLTLKEELEEIRCQIRQLCDEQANSEQTNSNTGVQNDSAPGCSGIKNVSSITNGMKNANKVTVEPPHCTATGALLLNCYLQGLWVGHNAGEVCAYVRGEGASSCTQAGRCQRVRFSLLKSEWDYFSKLNLLQEKYRTPSPSHTEAHKVFVRHLDEMLQRHLLFRNSLQEKLSGDEQNKLLGDAFLKLTTQDNSAFCDAYLGYTAALATILTTEFGRDPTDKLHNTQEEGEKFRLLSLLLAPVTRLHTYLNTVQVLLSCLSSEHSDWRSLHKSNQVLCNLYTQCHMTLERAGRWTDVAVCPNEGAESANGLSSRCCAQSPECVRSAFTKYRSNGHQRESAHHLTVPRPLLAPAGILRNARERLCEPLTPAGWTESCMWDFRAVESHPVLSRCPQSLFHNPGPPGELSAPIPTLKSPSGLAERLCGSPGPNGRVCHLDTYALPQRIDDADTDADVGDASVFDYSSVTTCSAEDTLELRGRDEDDEDEDEEDSEIPVLLKPSYTHTHSGMGLQREGTVCTRWQIPRAAPLPPEVCVTGSGTGRRTAKHRRKIPTGAFRPIWDAPFKQGNGAPTKENTVSFSSTDQIINPQRPKDSSRSLYRSVCGEGNGLWNDSDDSEGPCSNV